GGCAGCAGCCGACGAACTGCGTGAGCTGTGTGGTACGAACAGGCGCGACGAGCATGTGCAGAGCAGCCACCTGTTCGACGCCGACGTGCACGACCTCACGCCACTGTCTGCGGTCACGAAGGCAACGGTCGTCGGTGTCCCTCGGCGTCTGGTGACCACGGTGGAAGCCCTCGCCTATGCGATGCACGTGGGTATCGGTGAATCCGAAGCGGAAGGCCAGATCACGGCCGGCCAGTGGCAGGAGGTCGCCGCCCGCGGCAATGAGTCGCCTCTGCTCTCGCAGCTGCATCCAGGTGCACTTGGGGATTCTTGCCCCGCCCGCTCGCATGAGGCGGCGCTGTGCGTCTCGGTCTCAAGAGCGTTCCAGCGACGGGAGCCCGTTGTGGTTCTGGGGGACCGCCCGGAGGACTTTGCCCTTGCTGAAGTACTGCGCCAGATCCGTGGCGTGGCGACGTGGATTCCGTGGGCTGAGCCTGGCCTGTACGACATGTGGTTGTTCTCGCCGCGTAAGCACGTGCTGGTGACGAGTGCGTCGCTGACCGTTGAGGAGACTCGGCAGCAGACCGAGGAGAGGTGGCACAAGCGCTCCTTCAGGTCGATTCCACCGGAGGAGGAAGAACGTCCCTTCAAAGCAGTGCACCCTGACGCCATCGACATCGACCACCCGTTGATGGTGGTCCTGAAGGACAGCTGGGACCAACCGCGTTCACTACCCGTCACCAGGGAACCTGATGGCACCCTTCAGGCCTCTCTCTCGCTGGCCGCAGAAGTCCCGAACGGTCTGGATCCCGACAGGCACCGCTGGCAGGTCACCCTTACCGCCCCCAGCCACCCCGTGCCGCCGCTTCCTGTACTGGGTTCGCACGCCGTGATTGCCACAGGGCAGAACCCGTGGGAGACCTTTGCTCGAGCCGCGGACGGAGGAGTCACCTACTGGTCGCACCGTTTCGACTTTGTCCCCAGCGGGGCTTCCCTGGCAGGTTCCCTCGCCTCCCCACGGCTGGCTTGGCCAGGTATCAAGAGCACGCTGAACGTCACCGCATCTGCCCAAGGTGCAGACGTCCGCCCGAGTCCAGCAGGGAAGCGGGCAGCCATCACCGAACGCCTCCTTGGTTCCAGAACAGCGCTGGAAGAACTTGCCGCCAGCCCTGGGTGGGCCCTGCTGCGCATGTTCATGTCTCCAGCCGTCCCCGGGGGCTGCCCGGTGGGCAGCTGGTGGAAGCTCAAGTCGGCAACGGTGCTGTCCTGGGAGGCCATCGCCGGCCTCGATGACCATGGATGGGAGCCGACGGCGCGGCGAGAGCAGGTGGATCAGTGGACGTCCCAAGGCGTACTGCGCCGCGGGCTGATCCTGGGCTGCGGCCACTGCCCGATCCTCGAGTTCTATCCTCTGTCGGAGATCAGCCAGAGCTACCTGTGCCGGCGTTGCGGGGGGACCAACCAGCTGACATCTGACCGGTGGAGACCTGCGGCACCAGAGCCTCAATGGTTCTACGACCTGCATCCGGCAGTCCTGGAACTCGTGGAGAACGACGGGGACGTCCCCCTTCTGGCCACACGGTTCCTCCGCAGCGAGCACTGGGCGCGTCAGGCACTGGTCTGCGAGGAGTTCGAGCTCCTTGTGGACGGCAACCCTTGTGTCGAGATGGACTTCGCGCTCGCCACCGCCCAGGAACTGTGGCTGGGGGAGGCCAAGAAGAACGACTCGCTCGCAAACACCCACAGAAAGAGGAAGGATGAGGCCGCCAAGCTTCTTCAGGGGTGTGCCCTGGCCGGTGCGGCCGGCCTGGTCCTGGCCACGGTGCAGGAGCAGTGGGCGCAGACGACTGTGGATGCTGTAAGGGATGAGGTTCTAGGGCGTGTCCGCAATGTCGATCGGTCGTTACTCCGTTCGTGGTGCGACGTCATGAACTGACTGATCAGGCCTGGGAAGTGATCGGGCCGTTGCTGGCTCCGCCCCGGATGGGTCGTCCGGTGCGGGACCGGCGGCAGGTCCTCAACGGAATCCTGTGGAAGCTGTCCACGGGTGCGGCCTGGCGGGACCTGCCCGAGCGGTACGGGCCGTGGAAGACCGTCTACGAACGGTTCCGCCGCTGGTCAGCGGACGGAACCTGGGACCGGCTCCTGGCCCACGTCCAGCAGCACTCGGACGCGATCGGCGAGGTCGACTGGTCGATCGTTTGCGTCGACTCGACCATCGTGCGGGCCCATCAGCACGCCGCCGGGGCCCGAAAAGGGGGCCCTGGACCGGCGAAGCACTCGGCCGGTCCCGCGGCGGACTGAGCACAAAGATCCACCTTGCCTGCGACGGACAGGGCCGGCCGCTCGCCTTCACGATCACCGGCGGGAACGTCAACGACTGAACGCAGTTCGAACCGGTCATGGCCCGCATCCACATCAAGCGATACGGGCCCGGCCGGCCCCGCACCCGACCGCTACGGGTGGTCGGCGACAAGGGCTACTCATCCCGCAAGATCCGCTCCTACCTGCGCAGACGCGGTATCGCCTGCACCATCCCCGAACGCGTCGACCAGATCAACGGATGCCTCCGGCGAGGCGAGAGCCTGTGCCGTCTCGACCGCGAGGTCTACCGGCGCCGCAACGTCGTCGAACGCTGTTTCAACCGGCTCAAGCAGAACAAGGCCCTCGCCACCCGCTACGACAAACGAGCCCGCCACTACAAAGCCCTGGTCACCCTCGCCTGCCTGCGACTATGGCTCCCTAGCTGACATTGCGGACAGGCCCTAGGACGCCGCGAGGCGGACAAGCCCGTGCCCAAGGTCAGCCTCCTGACAGGTCTTGGGACGTCACCGAAACTGACCCCTCTCATCCCGTGACGACCTGCTCGCAACCTTCCTTTCATAACCGGTAGCTTCACAGTGCGCTGTACCTCACCTCAGTGCCCGCGGCCGATGTGGATGGCGTCGAGTTCGGTGCGGGTGATGTTCTCGGTGCCGGTCAGGATGGCGAGGGTGGCTGCTTGGCAGATCAGTTGGGACAGGGCGAGGAAGTATCCGCCGGTGCGGTTGTGGAGGTACTCGTGGTGCTCGGTCAGGGCATGCTTGTTCAGGTTGTGCAGGCTGAGGTGTTTCTCGTACCCGGCCAGGACTTGCAGCCATGATTCTTTGTCCTGTGCGTTGAACGGGATCGGATCGAGCCAGGTGATGGGCAGCAAAGAATGTGCCTGGTCCTTCTGCTGCGCGTCTTGCTGGCCGGGGCTGTGGGTGGCACGGAGTGTGAGGCGCCTCTGTATGGCGACTTCGTGCCGGTCGGCGATCGCGCGGGCTTCGTGGACGATGTCGCTGGCGCCGGTGCCGCAGAAGATGGTGGTGATACCGAGCCGGTTGCGCAGGTAGTCGAAGTAGTGCAGGACCGGGGCGAGCTGGTGGGGCTGGACGCGTTGGATGTCGTCGACGAGCAGCAGCCGGGTGAGAGCGTTCTCCAGGACGTAGTTGACCGGCACCGACAGGTCGGGATAGCTGCGCCAGCGCAGGAGGGCGTTCTCGTTGAGGGGCTCGGGGTTGAGGCCGAGGAAGCAGGCGATCTCCCACACCCAGTTGACCTTGCTGTCGGTGTCGGCCGGCGCGAGGATGTGGACGACCGGGATGTGCGCGCCCAGCTCGCCTCCGGTGCGGTCCTCGATGTCGCGCTGGACCGTGCGGCCGATAGCCCTCAGCAGCAGGGACTTGCCTGTGCCGCTCATTGCGTCGATGACTCGGTCCAGGATCCCCTCCCGCCGGTCACTGTTGACCATCACGGCTCTGAACGACGCCAGCAGGACCTCGTCGTAGCCTTGGTGGGAGACCAGCTTCAGGTGGGCGTGGTAGGCCAGGCGGGGGTCGCTGAGGCGCTCATCCTCCGTCGGTAGCGGGGGGTGGTCGGCCAGGTCGGGCTGGGCGATGTCTTCGCGCGTGAAGCTGTTCCACCCCTGGCGGCGGTAGATCCATTCCGGGCGCATCGGCGCCAGCTGCGCCCGCTGCAGCGCCCGTTCTTCCTGCTGTTTCTGGAGCGCCGTGGTCGCCTTCACATCTCTCCTTCGACGGTTTCGGTGCTTCCTGGCAGGCCCAGGTCGAAAGCGGGGTGGTCCGGGGCCTCATCGAGGTCGTCGTCAGGCGCGGTGTCCGCGAAGAGGGCAGCCAGGCCGTCCCTGTCAGACGGCGTGGAGACGGCGCCAGTCGGCGCGGCGGTCGGCCGTGCCGGGATCGGCAGGGATTCGTAGGGAGTGATGGAGTCCAGGTCGATCTCACCGATGCCGGCGTACGGGTTGGCCGCAGGCTCGTCGACGTCCAGCTCCGGGCCCTGGAACGGGATCCACGGCCCGGTTCGGGTGTGGCGTGGGGGAGCGGTGCGGGTGCGACGGCGGCGTTCCTTCACGGCGAGGGCGATCGCTGCCTGGTGCTCCTTACGGCCGCCATCAGCCAGGACTACAGCGGTGGCCTCCTCCCAGTGATCCACGGTCCAGTGGACGTCGGTGAGCAGCCGCCGGTGGACGAAATCCGCCTTGATCCACCGTCCCGGGCCGCGGTGGTCGTACAGCCAGGCGACATCGGGACGGTAGGGGTTGAAGCGTGCTTCCCACCGGCCGCCTTTGCCCGGTCCGGCCAGCCCGGAATGCAGCCCGGCCATGAGCCTCAGCTCACCCACCTCGTTCTGGTACGTGCGGTTCTCGATGTCGAAACCCTTGTCGGTTACCGTCACCCAGGCCGGCAGCAGCAGCTGCCGGTTGTCCGTCGGTGACAGCGGCCTGGGCCGGTACCCGGCGCCGGGAACAATCGCCGCGTACATCTCGTTCGGAGACAGCGTCATGCCTGGCAGCTCCGGGTGCTGCAGCCCTTCGTGGGGCAGCTGCTGATATTCCAGGGCCACCCACTCGTGCGCCATATGCTGCACCTTGTTAATGGTCCACAGCGGCTGGCGCTCGACGCCCCGCCCGCGCACCGCGTGACTGCGCCCGGTCCAGCCGGCGACGTGCTGGCTGAAGGAATCGGCGAACGAGGAGAAGACCCGCTCGACGATCGGCTTGTCGTCGGGCTCCTCTTTGCGCGCATAGAGGAGGGTGATGCCGAGGAAGTTGCAGACGTCCTCGAAGTGCTGGCTCAGATACTGACTGCCCTGGTCGACGATGATCGTTCTCGGATGGATCACCGGGCGGGCCGCGGAGGCCTCGGTGAAGCGGGGGTCCGCCTCACGCAGCTTGATGAACGGCAGCGCCGAGGCACTGGCCGCGGTCAGAGGGTCCCAGCCGGGCAGTGTCGGCATGGGTGCGTATGCCTGGGCGAGCAGGAGGACCAGGTCGAACGTTCGTGTCGCCCGGCCACCGACCCGCTGCCCGGGTTTTCCCTCGCCCGTGACGACGGGCACGATCATCAGCGCGACGATGCTGCGGGTCGCGACATCGATCAGAATCGTCATCTCCGCCGACACGACCTCCCCGCCGTCACCCAGAACCTTGATCCGCAGCGGAGTGGTGCCGATCTGCATGATCTGCCCGGGCCGCACCGCGTATGACGGGGTGTAGGGCTTCTTGGGCTTGCTCGCCTGGGAGGCCCGCTGCCGGGTCGTGCCGAGCAGGATGGCAGACAGGCCGAGCTCGTTCATCCGTTTGTAGAACGTCGAGCGTGGCAGCCGCAGCCGCTTCGCCTCCTGCGGATCCTCGAGCTCTTTCGCGTACCGGGTCTCGACGCGTTCCTCGACCAGATCGAATGCCCGCTCGATCCTCCCGCCCGACTGGCGCGCCAGGATCGCGGTCACCTCCTGCATGATCTCCAGCAGACGCGGGTCGGTCCTTCCTCCCGGCGAGGGAGCTCGCCCCTTGCGCCCATCGATGATGAGGACCAGCGGGTTCTCATCCGCCTGCTTCCATCGGCGCCGCTTGTCGTCCAGCGTGCGCCAGCTGATGCTGATGTCCAGCTCGTCGAGCTCGGCAGCCTTGCGTTTCAGCCGCTGCTCCATCGTGGTGCTCGCCGGGTCGTAATCCGCCCGTGGAACGCGCCGGCCGGGCCGGATTCCGGTCTCGACCTCCTTCATGTGCCGGTGCCACATCAGCGCCCGCTTGCGGTCCTCCTTGCCGACGACCAGCAGCAGTCTTCCCAGAGGCGGCAGCCTGGTCCGTTCGACGGCATTTCCCGCCTCGTCCAGGACGGCAAAGTCCGCCGACCCTGCCATCTCCCCGTACGAGGCCTCCACCAGCGCAGCAGGCTCCGGCAGAGGCTGGAGTGTGACATAAGGGCCGGTGAAAGCAACGACACGGAACTCCCGCCCCTGCCAGCGCACCCGGTCTTCGAGGCTGACCCGGTCACTCTCGAACCAGCCCCACAACTTCCGCTGAGTCATGCCGCCCCCTGCGCCGTCCACACCAGCGGGCCCCGAGGCAGCGGCTGGTCCCAGTCGAACAGCAGCCGCCGCTGCCACATCAGCCCATACACAAGATCAATAGCGATCAGGTCCGGGACTCCGCACGCACCCACCCCCTCGAACAGAGGCCGCCTGCGCCGAAAAGCATGGAGAACGGCCTGTTCCTGTTCCGGGTCCACCCCGTCTGCGAAGCGGTAGTCCGCGAGCCACATCAGGTTCTCTAACTGGGTACCCTGCGGGACGGAACGCATCTGAACCTGCCAGCCCGCGGCCTGTGCGACCTCATCGAGCGCCGCCAGACGCTCCTGCCACTGCGGCCCGATCCCGCGCGGCGGCCGCACGACCACGACACACCGAGAACCGTCCCGCATCCTTGCGACGAAATCGGGCCGCCACCGGTACCGGGCCCGCCCCGACTCCCAGTGCAGCTCCACCGGCTCCCCACTGAAGCGGACAACCTCCGGGTCGAAGTCCAGCTCCACCGTCACCCGCAGCCGGCGCAGCGACCCGCACACCACCTTCGACCGAAACGACGACGGCCATGCCGTGATCTTTCCCTGTCGGCCGTGATACGCCACCGGATCCGTCGGCGGCTGTCTCTCCTCCAGCGCCACACCGGCCAGGGCTGCCGCCGACGACGCTGTCAGCTCACCCCACTCATCAAGATGCCAGCCACTCACGCTCCGCATGCCCTCTTCACCCCGCCCCGCTCCGCATGGCCATCACTCGTGCTGTATCCGAGCCCTGTCTCATGCGACCGCGCACGCTCCCACGGACCGCGACGGCCCGGCCCAGGACCGGTACGGCAAGGAGTGGGGAGCGCCTGCAGCCGGCTTGCCAAGGCCGGGTCAGGACAGGCACGAGCGCGCCTCCAAAGGCCCTGTCGGCAAGGCAAGCCGGCTGTGCCCCCGGGCAAGCGGCAACCGTCCCCGCCCGGGCCTGGCGGCCGGTTCCGCTTCCGCGTTCGCCGGTACCCGATGGCAGTGCAGCCAGTCCAGTAACGGGCCACTGCCCACCTGGACATCCAGCTCCCACGACTCCATCAGCGCCTCGACCCTGCCGAGCCACCGGCTACGGGCATCGGCGTCGCGGACGTCCGACTGCTCGAACTCGACCATCAGCTGCGCGAGTCGCGCCGCCTCCGGGTAGATCACCAGCGGCATTACCCGGGTACTGCGGTCCTCCAGCCCGCACGCCCACGCCCGGTGGACCCAGCGCAGCACCGTGGGCATCGTCCGCCACCAGTCCGCCACCACCTGAAAAGCATCAGCGAACAGCCCCCCCCGACCGGCCGAACTGCTTGTGAAGCCGGGCACGATCCAGATGCGCGTCGACGACCTCAGGGAGCTCCTTCAAGGACAGCCCGTCCAGCGGCTCCGTCCTTGAGTCATCACACCACCGCCCGTGCCGGGCGCACACACGCCAGCTGTCCGACATCAGCCACCAGCTCGGTTCCCTGACCCCGCGGGCCTCCGCACATCTTGTGCAGTAGCGCACCAGATGCCCTTCGGACGGCTGCCACGGCCACTTCCACACCGCGTCCCCGTCACCCGGCAGCCGGTGACGCGTCGCAAGCCCAGGCAGAGCCCGCTGCAACACGGCCGCCGGGGTACCGGCCAGCACGGCCAGATACTCAAGTCCCGGCCCGTTCACATACATCTCCGTGCACTGCGGGTACTTCTCCACGCGCGCCGGATCAGTCGACGACGACCCCATGCCTTGGCCCACACGCTGCAGGAAATCCGCAAGGCCCAGCCCGTTGGCTTGAGCCAGCCGGTTCACGAACGAACCCGTCGACTCCCCAGGCAGAGGCCGGACCAGAAGCGGAAGAGACTGACGCGGACCGTAGAGCCCTGGCACCTGCAGCACCACGCCGTTCCCCTTCTCCGCCGCCCACCCCGCACGCCTGCTTGCGCTCTATCGTCGCCAGCCGCCATACGGGCCGGTCAAGGCGCCTTCACCTCTTCAGGTGAACAAGGCGGCAACACCGCGACACCCTCCACGGCGCGGGTCTGAACCTTGATCCGCAACGAGACGACCCGCTGCCGGGAGGGCACCGTGGCCACGTTGACGAGCAACGGCCTCAAAACGCCGCTACGCGGCCACCAGACACTCGCTGTCGACGCCTGCATCGAAGAGTTCACCGACGGAGCGCGCCGCGTGAGCGTCATCATGGCCACCGGAACGGGCAAGACTCTTGTCGCCCTCAACACCGTCCAGGAGACCGCTTCCCAGGGCAACGCCTTGGTCGTGATGCCCACCCTGGACCTCCTCGAGCAAACGGCCGCCTACTGGCAGCGCGAAGGCCGCCAGGGGTTCTACCTCGGCTACTGCTCGCGCGACAGCACCCAGGTCCGTTCGCTGCGCGGAATCCTCGCCATGGTCCGCGACCCCGGTGAACTCGCCCGCCATGCTTCCCTGACCGACGGCGCGGTGAATGTCTTCTGCACCTACCAGTCACTGGAAAAGCTGGCCCGGGCCCACCGCGATCACCACCTGCCGCGCTGGGACATCATCGTCGCCGACGAAGCCCACCGCACCGCCGGCAACCGCTACAAAGCCTGGGGCGTCATCCACGACAACGACGTCCTGCCCGCCCGCCACCGCCTCTACATGACCGCCACCCCGCGCATCTTCGACGAGAAATCCGGCTCACACGTTGCGATCGGCTGCGAAGTGGCCTCCATGGACGACCACAGCCTCTACGGCCCCGTCGTCTACCGCATCTCCCTCGCCGAAGCGATCGACCAGGGCCTGCTGGCGGACTACCGGATCGTCGCCGTCGAGATCAGCGACGCCGACCTGCACCGCGTCCTGAGATACGCCTCCATCGCATCAGCCGGCGCCGAAGGCCTGCGCATGGCAGCCGCCCAGATCGCATTGCTGCGCGCCCAGCACCTCTACGACCTGCGGCGAACCTTGACCTTCCACCGCCTCATCGCATCCGCCAGCATGTTCGCCGAAACCCTCCACGAAACAGCAGCACTCATGCCCCCCGAGATGCAGGCACCTCTTCTCGTCGGCACGGTCAATGCCAAGCAGAGCCCGCCCGTCCGCCGACGATCACTCGTGGACTTCGGCTCCGTCCCCATCAACAGCACCAGCCCCCGCATCGCCCCGCACAGAGCGGTCCTGACCAACTGCCGCTGCCTGGGCGAAGGTATCGACGTCCCCAGTATCGACTCGATCCTCTTCGCCGACTCCAAACAGAGCTCCCTCGACATCACCCAGGCTGTCGGCCGCGCACTGCGCCAGAACCCCGGCGACGACAAGATCTCCACCATCGTCGTCCCCGTCTTCATGGAACCGGGACAAGACCTCGAGGAAGGCGTCAAAGGAACCCGCTACCGCCTCCTCTACCAGGTCCTCATCGCCCTGAGCACCTATGACGAGCACGTCATCCACCGCGTCGAATGGGCCACCTCCGACGAGTCCCAGGAGGACTTGGGGGTCGCCGCCCGACCCGAACGCGCCGACGAGATCATCCCGCTTCTCGACCTCCAGGCCACCGGGGCACCCAACCGCGTATGGCAGATCGGCTTCGAAAGCGCCCAGCGCTACTTCCACACCTACGGCCATCTCGACGTCCCCAGCCGCTACCTCGGCCCCGTCCGCTTCTACCTCGGCTGGTGGCTCGGCCGCCAGCGTTCCCTGCGCATCAACCACATGCTC
This sequence is a window from Streptomyces sp. HUAS YS2. Protein-coding genes within it:
- a CDS encoding AAA family ATPase, translating into MKATTALQKQQEERALQRAQLAPMRPEWIYRRQGWNSFTREDIAQPDLADHPPLPTEDERLSDPRLAYHAHLKLVSHQGYDEVLLASFRAVMVNSDRREGILDRVIDAMSGTGKSLLLRAIGRTVQRDIEDRTGGELGAHIPVVHILAPADTDSKVNWVWEIACFLGLNPEPLNENALLRWRSYPDLSVPVNYVLENALTRLLLVDDIQRVQPHQLAPVLHYFDYLRNRLGITTIFCGTGASDIVHEARAIADRHEVAIQRRLTLRATHSPGQQDAQQKDQAHSLLPITWLDPIPFNAQDKESWLQVLAGYEKHLSLHNLNKHALTEHHEYLHNRTGGYFLALSQLICQAATLAILTGTENITRTELDAIHIGRGH
- a CDS encoding transposase, with protein sequence MTQRKLWGWFESDRVSLEDRVRWQGREFRVVAFTGPYVTLQPLPEPAALVEASYGEMAGSADFAVLDEAGNAVERTRLPPLGRLLLVVGKEDRKRALMWHRHMKEVETGIRPGRRVPRADYDPASTTMEQRLKRKAAELDELDISISWRTLDDKRRRWKQADENPLVLIIDGRKGRAPSPGGRTDPRLLEIMQEVTAILARQSGGRIERAFDLVEERVETRYAKELEDPQEAKRLRLPRSTFYKRMNELGLSAILLGTTRQRASQASKPKKPYTPSYAVRPGQIMQIGTTPLRIKVLGDGGEVVSAEMTILIDVATRSIVALMIVPVVTGEGKPGQRVGGRATRTFDLVLLLAQAYAPMPTLPGWDPLTAASASALPFIKLREADPRFTEASAARPVIHPRTIIVDQGSQYLSQHFEDVCNFLGITLLYARKEEPDDKPIVERVFSSFADSFSQHVAGWTGRSHAVRGRGVERQPLWTINKVQHMAHEWVALEYQQLPHEGLQHPELPGMTLSPNEMYAAIVPGAGYRPRPLSPTDNRQLLLPAWVTVTDKGFDIENRTYQNEVGELRLMAGLHSGLAGPGKGGRWEARFNPYRPDVAWLYDHRGPGRWIKADFVHRRLLTDVHWTVDHWEEATAVVLADGGRKEHQAAIALAVKERRRRTRTAPPRHTRTGPWIPFQGPELDVDEPAANPYAGIGEIDLDSITPYESLPIPARPTAAPTGAVSTPSDRDGLAALFADTAPDDDLDEAPDHPAFDLGLPGSTETVEGEM
- a CDS encoding TnsA-like heteromeric transposase endonuclease subunit — its product is MSGWHLDEWGELTASSAAALAGVALEERQPPTDPVAYHGRQGKITAWPSSFRSKVVCGSLRRLRVTVELDFDPEVVRFSGEPVELHWESGRARYRWRPDFVARMRDGSRCVVVVRPPRGIGPQWQERLAALDEVAQAAGWQVQMRSVPQGTQLENLMWLADYRFADGVDPEQEQAVLHAFRRRRPLFEGVGACGVPDLIAIDLVYGLMWQRRLLFDWDQPLPRGPLVWTAQGAA
- a CDS encoding TniQ family protein, whose protein sequence is MVLQVPGLYGPRQSLPLLVRPLPGESTGSFVNRLAQANGLGLADFLQRVGQGMGSSSTDPARVEKYPQCTEMYVNGPGLEYLAVLAGTPAAVLQRALPGLATRHRLPGDGDAVWKWPWQPSEGHLVRYCTRCAEARGVREPSWWLMSDSWRVCARHGRWCDDSRTEPLDGLSLKELPEVVDAHLDRARLHKQFGRSGGAVR
- a CDS encoding DEAD/DEAH box helicase gives rise to the protein MATLTSNGLKTPLRGHQTLAVDACIEEFTDGARRVSVIMATGTGKTLVALNTVQETASQGNALVVMPTLDLLEQTAAYWQREGRQGFYLGYCSRDSTQVRSLRGILAMVRDPGELARHASLTDGAVNVFCTYQSLEKLARAHRDHHLPRWDIIVADEAHRTAGNRYKAWGVIHDNDVLPARHRLYMTATPRIFDEKSGSHVAIGCEVASMDDHSLYGPVVYRISLAEAIDQGLLADYRIVAVEISDADLHRVLRYASIASAGAEGLRMAAAQIALLRAQHLYDLRRTLTFHRLIASASMFAETLHETAALMPPEMQAPLLVGTVNAKQSPPVRRRSLVDFGSVPINSTSPRIAPHRAVLTNCRCLGEGIDVPSIDSILFADSKQSSLDITQAVGRALRQNPGDDKISTIVVPVFMEPGQDLEEGVKGTRYRLLYQVLIALSTYDEHVIHRVEWATSDESQEDLGVAARPERADEIIPLLDLQATGAPNRVWQIGFESAQRYFHTYGHLDVPSRYLGPVRFYLGWWLGRQRSLRINHMLLPERIERLDTLGMIWPHPRSSIEYKLQIARDYKARHGHLAPYTEESFGGIRLGRWIADRRREANKRTLPYGYQRALNEIYPWWNTHWPKHWHHTYAQALAAARAGNLPFPDLRPDTDETPLTRWLDTQIDALPTLHSDQHKLLGALPLRHPLALLLRRPRGHAQWAFARGLLAARAFWRSHQHLDVPYDYFCPNTGLHLATWLAEKRRDPLRLTQEQRHALEALDFRWIR